Proteins found in one Polyodon spathula isolate WHYD16114869_AA chromosome 10, ASM1765450v1, whole genome shotgun sequence genomic segment:
- the LOC121322103 gene encoding STE20-related kinase adapter protein beta-like isoform X2: MTVYSTDISHYQLLSELGRGFCDLSVVSLARHRPTGNLVAVKQTNLDNCTEEQLGVLQNEVLQTRMFHHPNILTSRTVFTSSSKLWVISPLMAYGSAECLVKTYFSDGMSESLIAFILYGVLKGLDYLHRMGYIHRSVKASHILLSGDGRVYLSGLHSLYNMVRDGKRSKVVYDVPEQCSTVLPWLSPELLRQDLHGYDLKSDIYSLGITACELATGRVPFQDMHPTLMLLQKLKGSHCCLLDIHPFPLEGLGLKVSRSGVDSGIGESVAASIIMRTMTGERPQSPAPKNFSVLFHNFVKLCLQHDPEKRPSARSLLTHAFVKQVKRHTKDSFLTLLHPAVPLNNPQVLAKAAQTAAGQDSTTSPDATAGAWEF, from the exons ATGACTGTGTACTCTACTGATATCAGCCACTACCAACTTCTCTCTGAGCTGG GGAGGGGGTTCTGTGACCTCAGTGTGGTGAGCTTGGCTAGGCACAGACCCACAGGGAACCTAGTGGCTGTCAAACAGACAAATCTCGACAACTGTACAGAAGAGCAACTAGGGGTCTTGCAG aatgagGTGCTGCAGACTCGGATGTTCCACCACCCCAACATCCTGACCTCCCGGACAGTATTTACCTCCTCTAGCAAACTCTGGGTCATCAGTCCTTTGATGGCTTATG GGTCTGCAGAGTGTCTTGTGAAGACGTATTTCTCTGATGGAATGAGTGAATCACTCATTGCCTTTATTCTTTATGGAGTATTAAAGGGTCTTGACTACTTGCACAGGATGGGCTACATTCACAG GAGTGTTAAAGCCAGTCATATTCTGCTGTCTGGAGATGGACGTGTCTACCTGTCTGGTCTACACAGTCTGTACAACATGGTGAGAGATGGGAAGAGGTCGAAGGTTGTGTACGATGTACCAGAGCAGTGCTCCACTGTGCTTCCTTGGCTGAGTCCAGAGCTGCTCCGACAG GATCTGCACGGCTATGATTTGAAGTCTGATATCTACAGTCTGGGCATTACCGCTTGTGAGCTAGCCACAGGGAGAGTTCCTTTTCAGGACATGCACCCAACATTG ATGCTGCTGCAAAAGCTCAAGGGGTCGCACTGCTGTCTGCTGGATATCCACCCGTTCCCCTTGGAGGGTCTGGGGCTGAAAGTCTCCCGCTCTGGGGTGGATTCTGGGATAGGGGAGAGTGTGGCCGCCTCCATCATTATGCGAACAATGACTGGAGAGAGACCACAGAGTCCAGCACCTAAAAACTTCTCTGTGCTCTTCCACAACTTCGTCAAGTTGTGTCTACAGCATGATCCAGAAAAACG ACCCTCTGCAAGATCCCTGTTAACCCATGCCTTTGTGAAACAG GTGAAAAGACACACCAAAGATTCCTTCCTCACCCTCTTGCACCCTGCTGTGCCACTGAATAATCCACAAGTATTGGCAAAAGCTGCGCAGACTGCAGCTGGGCAAGATTCTACTACCTCTCCCGATGCAACAGCTGGAGCATGGGAATTCTAA
- the LOC121322103 gene encoding STE20-related kinase adapter protein beta-like isoform X1, which translates to MSFLDCSCISHTSFENIRVEDHYNTVSYHCLTNEPAACSLSKTPPNDDMTVYSTDISHYQLLSELGRGFCDLSVVSLARHRPTGNLVAVKQTNLDNCTEEQLGVLQNEVLQTRMFHHPNILTSRTVFTSSSKLWVISPLMAYGSAECLVKTYFSDGMSESLIAFILYGVLKGLDYLHRMGYIHRSVKASHILLSGDGRVYLSGLHSLYNMVRDGKRSKVVYDVPEQCSTVLPWLSPELLRQDLHGYDLKSDIYSLGITACELATGRVPFQDMHPTLMLLQKLKGSHCCLLDIHPFPLEGLGLKVSRSGVDSGIGESVAASIIMRTMTGERPQSPAPKNFSVLFHNFVKLCLQHDPEKRPSARSLLTHAFVKQVKRHTKDSFLTLLHPAVPLNNPQVLAKAAQTAAGQDSTTSPDATAGAWEF; encoded by the exons ATGTCTTTCTTG GACTGTTCCTGTATTTCACATACATCATTTGAAAACATCAGAGTAGAGGACCATTACAACACAGTCAGTTATCACTGTCTG ACCAATGAGCCAGCAGCATGTTCCCTATCAAAAACACCTCCCAATGATGACATGACTGTGTACTCTACTGATATCAGCCACTACCAACTTCTCTCTGAGCTGG GGAGGGGGTTCTGTGACCTCAGTGTGGTGAGCTTGGCTAGGCACAGACCCACAGGGAACCTAGTGGCTGTCAAACAGACAAATCTCGACAACTGTACAGAAGAGCAACTAGGGGTCTTGCAG aatgagGTGCTGCAGACTCGGATGTTCCACCACCCCAACATCCTGACCTCCCGGACAGTATTTACCTCCTCTAGCAAACTCTGGGTCATCAGTCCTTTGATGGCTTATG GGTCTGCAGAGTGTCTTGTGAAGACGTATTTCTCTGATGGAATGAGTGAATCACTCATTGCCTTTATTCTTTATGGAGTATTAAAGGGTCTTGACTACTTGCACAGGATGGGCTACATTCACAG GAGTGTTAAAGCCAGTCATATTCTGCTGTCTGGAGATGGACGTGTCTACCTGTCTGGTCTACACAGTCTGTACAACATGGTGAGAGATGGGAAGAGGTCGAAGGTTGTGTACGATGTACCAGAGCAGTGCTCCACTGTGCTTCCTTGGCTGAGTCCAGAGCTGCTCCGACAG GATCTGCACGGCTATGATTTGAAGTCTGATATCTACAGTCTGGGCATTACCGCTTGTGAGCTAGCCACAGGGAGAGTTCCTTTTCAGGACATGCACCCAACATTG ATGCTGCTGCAAAAGCTCAAGGGGTCGCACTGCTGTCTGCTGGATATCCACCCGTTCCCCTTGGAGGGTCTGGGGCTGAAAGTCTCCCGCTCTGGGGTGGATTCTGGGATAGGGGAGAGTGTGGCCGCCTCCATCATTATGCGAACAATGACTGGAGAGAGACCACAGAGTCCAGCACCTAAAAACTTCTCTGTGCTCTTCCACAACTTCGTCAAGTTGTGTCTACAGCATGATCCAGAAAAACG ACCCTCTGCAAGATCCCTGTTAACCCATGCCTTTGTGAAACAG GTGAAAAGACACACCAAAGATTCCTTCCTCACCCTCTTGCACCCTGCTGTGCCACTGAATAATCCACAAGTATTGGCAAAAGCTGCGCAGACTGCAGCTGGGCAAGATTCTACTACCTCTCCCGATGCAACAGCTGGAGCATGGGAATTCTAA
- the si:dkey-69o16.5 gene encoding alpha-aspartyl dipeptidase → MKRRLLLVSNSTLYGGGYLQHCQRQIQDFFGEKVTRVLFIPYALHDRDAYAKTAREKFQSLGYELDSIHEAPNPVDAVRKAQGIFIGGGNTFRLLKTLYDHNLVSEIKKRVLEDGVPYMGSSAGTNVSTVSISTTNDMPIVYPPTLTAIGLVPFNINPHYLDTDPNSRHMGETREQRITQYHEEPDTPSVLGLREGSLLLVEGNKATLLGTTNARLFIR, encoded by the exons ATGAAACGGAGATTGTTGTTAGTTTCCAACTCCACATTATATGGAGGGGGATATCTCCAGCATTGCCAGCGGCAGATTCAAGATTTTTTTGGAGA GAAAGTGACAAGAGTTTTATTCATTCCTTATGCTTTGCATGATAGAGATGCTTATGCTAAAACTGCAAGAGAGAAATTTCAAAGTCTGG GCTATGAACTTGACAGCATTCATGAAGCCCCCAATCCTGTGGACGCTGTGAGGAAGGCACAGGGGATTTTCATTG GTGGTGGCAACACTTTCCGACTTTTGAAAACCCTTTACGACCATAATCTGGTGTCCGAGATAAAGAAGAGAGTCCTTGAG GATGGAGTCCCATATATGGGGTCAAGTGCAGGAACTAATGTGTCCACAGTCAGCATCAGCACCACCAATGACATGCCTATTGTGTACCCACCCACCCTGACTGCCATTGGGTTGGTGCCGTTTAACATCAATCCCCACTACCTGGACACAGACCCCAACAGCCGACACATGGGG gAAACTCGTGAGCAGCGCATCACGCAGTATCATGAGGAACCAGACACACCCTCTGTACTG ggtTTAAGAGAAGGGTCATTATTGCTTGTAGAAGGAAACAAAGCAACTCTCTTAGGAACCACAAACGCCCGTCTGTTTATTAGGTAA